The proteins below come from a single Streptomyces sp. M92 genomic window:
- a CDS encoding DUF4246 domain-containing protein, whose translation MTGLPAFPLPFDSTRSIRSDKPRTLRELEMIRCSAHIRSKPGWSDKMNDPDIVARWTREATAQGLTEAQVRYVLAELAHYAALRDDRTGVEVSAVDGVWQSDTLIDDGLRSRLAEAVRVLEEVPEEERDWHPGSGGQVLDLVHPSLFCLVRGVSGEPERAWRNPTDRYSKYEFSEKFQWLPTDVDVSHDGDVSFRSYVNNVHPEDHRELASVLPDLFARMRPLLENVLTDLRHPRPLRIEADPYGWYDESQEPEEPEEDSFSDEAAYEEAMEAWEEASDDWWENRRPTVPDAPEFTAPEVPGESARVDLRGRRLQVVVKLATIHLTPDRPEYAGGSWHVEGMLNERIVSTGIYYWDSENITESRLSFRTALDDPHYEQNDDNGMRDVYGLENEDALNQVLGSASTPAGRCLAFPNVLQHRVGEFRLADPTRPGHRKILAFFLIDPSERIVSTSDVPPQQPWADTSTMTLEEARGHREELMRERKFFVDEHNEQVYEREFSLCEH comes from the coding sequence TTGACCGGCCTGCCCGCTTTCCCCCTGCCCTTCGACTCGACCCGCTCCATACGGTCCGACAAGCCCCGGACGCTGCGGGAACTGGAGATGATCCGGTGCAGCGCCCACATCCGGTCGAAGCCGGGGTGGTCCGACAAGATGAACGACCCCGACATCGTCGCCAGGTGGACGCGGGAGGCGACGGCCCAGGGCCTGACCGAGGCGCAGGTCCGTTACGTGCTCGCCGAACTCGCGCACTACGCCGCGCTGCGGGACGACCGGACCGGCGTCGAGGTGTCCGCCGTCGACGGTGTGTGGCAGTCGGACACACTGATCGACGACGGGCTCCGCTCCCGGCTGGCCGAGGCGGTCCGGGTCCTGGAGGAGGTCCCCGAGGAAGAGCGGGACTGGCACCCCGGGTCCGGCGGCCAGGTACTGGACCTGGTCCATCCCTCCCTCTTCTGCCTGGTCCGGGGGGTGAGCGGCGAGCCCGAGCGGGCCTGGCGGAACCCGACGGACCGCTACTCGAAGTACGAGTTCTCGGAGAAGTTCCAGTGGCTGCCCACGGACGTGGACGTCAGCCACGACGGCGACGTCAGCTTCCGTTCGTACGTCAACAACGTCCACCCCGAGGACCACCGCGAACTGGCGTCCGTCCTGCCCGACCTGTTCGCGCGCATGCGCCCGCTGCTGGAGAACGTACTCACCGACCTGCGCCATCCGCGTCCCCTGCGGATCGAGGCCGATCCCTACGGGTGGTACGACGAGTCGCAGGAGCCGGAGGAACCGGAGGAGGACTCCTTCAGCGACGAGGCGGCCTACGAGGAGGCCATGGAGGCCTGGGAGGAGGCCAGCGACGACTGGTGGGAGAACCGCCGTCCGACCGTCCCGGACGCCCCGGAGTTCACCGCGCCCGAGGTGCCCGGCGAGTCGGCACGCGTCGACCTGCGCGGCCGCCGGCTCCAGGTCGTCGTCAAGCTCGCCACCATCCACCTCACCCCGGACCGGCCCGAGTACGCCGGCGGCTCCTGGCACGTCGAGGGCATGCTGAACGAGCGGATCGTCTCGACCGGCATCTACTACTGGGACAGCGAGAACATCACCGAGAGCCGGCTGAGCTTCCGCACGGCGCTCGACGACCCGCACTACGAGCAGAACGACGACAACGGCATGCGCGACGTCTACGGCCTGGAGAACGAGGACGCGCTGAACCAGGTGCTGGGGTCGGCGTCGACCCCGGCGGGCCGCTGCCTGGCGTTCCCGAACGTCCTGCAGCACCGCGTCGGTGAGTTCCGCCTCGCGGACCCCACCCGCCCGGGCCACCGCAAGATCCTGGCGTTCTTCCTGATCGACCCGTCGGAGCGGATCGTCTCGACCTCCGACGTGCCGCCGCAGCAGCCCTGGGCCGACACCTCGACCATGACGCTCGAAGAGGCCAGGGGCCACCGCGAAGAGCTCATGAGGGAGCGCAAGTTCTTCGTCGACGAGCACAACGAGCAGGTCTACGAGCGGGAGTTCTCCCTCTGCGAGCACTGA
- a CDS encoding SMI1/KNR4 family protein yields MELTQATVNDLLARLGPGPRHLRLPDEVDPQDLTDLLGDRFGAPRTLVLDGFTDPTVDESSGAALLVPFEGRAMTIRAWAYGDQWVGAGTARDAEGVERPVLAVARRRVPQPLAVAPGEDVDWVERLAAITGWTRPARRPDTDWTETESRLGTALPADYKRMVETFGDGAFDAYLGLFQEPWADRGDGGPLVWAGTEHEDRYGWRADGDDPDGWPVLVRSFDGEDLVFDCGAAEFVCRVLVDPRHPYTMARYFDTHWFMSYREAG; encoded by the coding sequence ATGGAGCTCACGCAAGCGACCGTCAACGACCTGCTGGCCCGGCTCGGCCCGGGGCCCAGGCACCTCCGCCTGCCGGACGAAGTCGACCCCCAGGACCTGACCGACCTCCTCGGCGACCGGTTCGGGGCCCCGCGCACCCTCGTCCTCGACGGCTTCACCGATCCGACGGTCGACGAGTCGTCGGGCGCGGCACTCCTCGTCCCCTTCGAGGGGCGGGCGATGACGATACGGGCGTGGGCGTACGGCGACCAGTGGGTCGGGGCGGGTACGGCGCGGGACGCCGAGGGGGTCGAGCGGCCGGTGCTGGCGGTCGCCCGCCGGCGGGTGCCGCAGCCCTTGGCCGTCGCTCCGGGCGAGGACGTCGACTGGGTGGAGCGGCTGGCGGCGATCACCGGCTGGACCCGGCCCGCCCGGCGACCGGACACGGACTGGACGGAGACCGAGTCCCGCCTGGGCACCGCGCTGCCGGCCGACTACAAGCGCATGGTCGAGACGTTCGGCGACGGTGCCTTCGACGCGTATCTGGGCCTCTTCCAGGAGCCGTGGGCGGACCGCGGGGACGGCGGTCCACTCGTCTGGGCGGGCACCGAGCACGAGGACCGGTACGGCTGGAGGGCCGACGGCGACGACCCCGACGGCTGGCCCGTCCTGGTCCGCTCCTTCGACGGCGAGGACCTCGTCTTCGACTGCGGGGCCGCGGAGTTCGTCTGCCGCGTCCTCGTCGACCCCCGCCACCCGTACACGATGGCCCGCTATTTCGACACCCACTGGTTCATGAGCTACCGGGAGGCCGGCTGA
- a CDS encoding efflux RND transporter permease subunit, translating into MSWLSRFSLAQRALIGLMSIVALVFGAIAVPQLKQQLLPTIELPMVSVLAPYRGASPDVVEKQVVEPIEDSLEAVDGISGITSTASEGNAVIMASFDYGNGTQQLVADVQQAVNRARAQLPDDVDPQVVSGSTDDIPTVVLAVTSDKDQQALADQLDKTVVTELKDIDGVAQVMVDGVRDVQVTVTPDPAKLAKAGVTPQALAQSLQAGGATVPAGSFDEAGANRTVQVGGGYTSLKQIQDLMVTGEGVDKPVRLADVATVEEEEARADSLTRTNGEPSLAVAVTMDHDGSAVAISDAVEDKLPELREQLGSGATLTVVSDQGPAVSKAIEGLTTEGALGLVFAVVIILVFLASVRSTLVTAVSIPLSVVLALIVLWTRDLSLNMLTLGALTIAIGRVVDDSIVVLENIKRHLGYGEERQEAILKAVREVAGAVTSSTLTTVAVFLPIGLVGGMVGELFGSFSLTVTAALLASLLVSLTVVPVLSYWFLRPPKGTPDDAAEARRLAEEKEAGSRLQRFYVPVLRFATRRRVTSVAIAVVVLLGTFGMAPLLKTNFFDQGEQKVLSIKQELKPGTSLGATNAQAEKVEKLLGDTEGVKDFQVTVGSSGFMAAFGGGTDTNQASYQIMLEDSADSEDVQDHIEDGLAKLDGIGTTTVAAGDGFASQDLSVVVKAADAQVLREASEEVRKTVAGLDDVTDVTSDLAQSVPRISVKADARAAEAGFDDQTLGAAVAQAVRGTPAAKATLDDTERDVVIRSGRPVTTMAELKALNLGPVKLGDIATVRLVDGPVSMTRIDGQRAATITAKPTGDNTGAVGTELQSKINALDLPAGATAEIGGVTADQDEAFVNLGLAMLAAIAIVFMLLVGTFRSLAQPLILLVSIPFAATGAIGLLLATGTPMGVPAMIGMLMLIGIVVTNAIVLIDLINQYRRQGYGVVEAVIEGGRHRLRPILMTALATIFALLPMALGVTGEGGFIAQPLAVVVIGGLITSTLLTLLLVPTLYAMLELRKERRAKKRAAKKGLPEQPKPSEEPEPAQV; encoded by the coding sequence ATGTCCTGGCTGTCGAGATTCAGCCTCGCACAACGGGCCCTGATAGGCCTGATGTCGATCGTCGCGCTCGTCTTCGGCGCGATCGCCGTCCCCCAGCTCAAGCAGCAGCTGCTGCCCACCATCGAACTGCCCATGGTCTCCGTGCTCGCGCCGTACCGGGGCGCCTCGCCGGACGTGGTCGAGAAGCAGGTCGTCGAGCCGATCGAGGACAGTCTCGAAGCGGTCGACGGGATCTCGGGCATCACCTCGACGGCCAGTGAGGGCAACGCCGTCATCATGGCGTCCTTCGACTACGGCAACGGCACCCAGCAGCTCGTCGCCGACGTCCAGCAGGCCGTCAACCGGGCCCGCGCCCAGCTCCCGGACGACGTGGACCCGCAGGTCGTCTCCGGCTCGACGGACGACATCCCGACCGTCGTCCTCGCCGTCACCTCGGACAAGGACCAGCAGGCCCTGGCCGACCAGCTGGACAAGACGGTCGTCACCGAACTGAAGGACATCGACGGCGTCGCCCAGGTGATGGTCGACGGCGTCCGCGACGTCCAGGTCACCGTCACCCCGGACCCGGCGAAGCTCGCGAAGGCCGGCGTCACCCCGCAGGCCCTCGCCCAGTCCCTCCAGGCCGGCGGCGCGACCGTCCCGGCGGGCTCCTTCGACGAGGCCGGCGCCAACCGCACCGTCCAGGTCGGCGGCGGCTACACCTCGCTGAAGCAGATCCAGGACCTCATGGTCACCGGCGAGGGCGTCGACAAGCCCGTCCGCCTCGCCGACGTCGCCACCGTCGAGGAGGAGGAGGCCAGGGCCGACTCCCTCACCCGCACCAACGGCGAACCGAGCCTCGCCGTCGCCGTCACCATGGACCACGACGGCAGCGCGGTCGCCATCTCCGACGCCGTCGAGGACAAGCTCCCCGAACTGCGCGAGCAGCTCGGTTCCGGCGCGACGCTCACCGTCGTCAGCGACCAGGGCCCGGCGGTCTCCAAGGCCATCGAGGGCCTGACCACCGAGGGCGCCCTCGGCCTGGTCTTCGCCGTCGTGATCATCCTGGTCTTCCTGGCGTCCGTCCGCTCCACCCTGGTCACCGCGGTCTCCATCCCGCTGTCGGTGGTGCTCGCGCTGATCGTGCTGTGGACCCGCGACCTGTCGCTGAACATGCTGACGCTGGGCGCGCTCACCATCGCCATCGGCCGGGTCGTCGACGACTCGATCGTGGTCCTGGAGAACATCAAGCGGCACCTCGGCTACGGCGAGGAGCGCCAGGAGGCCATCCTCAAGGCGGTCCGCGAGGTCGCCGGAGCGGTCACCTCCTCCACGCTCACCACGGTCGCCGTCTTCCTGCCGATCGGCCTGGTCGGCGGCATGGTGGGCGAGCTGTTCGGCTCCTTCAGCCTGACCGTCACCGCGGCGCTGCTCGCCTCCCTGCTGGTGTCGCTCACGGTCGTCCCGGTGCTGTCGTACTGGTTCCTGCGCCCGCCGAAGGGCACCCCCGACGACGCGGCCGAGGCCCGCCGCCTGGCCGAGGAGAAGGAGGCCGGGAGCCGCCTCCAGCGCTTCTACGTCCCCGTCCTGCGCTTCGCCACCCGCCGCCGCGTCACCAGCGTGGCCATCGCGGTCGTCGTGCTGCTCGGCACGTTCGGCATGGCGCCGCTGCTGAAGACCAACTTCTTCGACCAGGGCGAGCAGAAGGTCCTCAGCATCAAGCAGGAGCTGAAGCCCGGCACCAGCCTGGGCGCGACGAACGCGCAGGCCGAGAAGGTCGAGAAGCTGCTCGGCGACACCGAGGGCGTCAAGGACTTCCAGGTCACCGTCGGCTCGTCCGGCTTCATGGCCGCCTTCGGCGGCGGCACGGACACCAACCAGGCCTCGTACCAGATCATGCTGGAGGACTCGGCCGACTCCGAGGACGTCCAGGACCACATCGAGGACGGGCTCGCGAAGCTCGACGGCATCGGCACCACCACGGTCGCCGCCGGTGACGGCTTCGCCTCCCAGGACCTGAGCGTCGTCGTGAAGGCGGCCGACGCGCAGGTGCTGCGCGAGGCGTCCGAGGAGGTCCGCAAGACCGTCGCCGGGCTCGACGACGTCACCGACGTCACCAGCGACCTGGCGCAGAGCGTGCCGCGCATCTCGGTCAAGGCCGACGCGCGTGCCGCCGAGGCCGGCTTCGACGACCAGACGCTCGGCGCGGCCGTCGCCCAGGCGGTGCGCGGCACCCCGGCCGCCAAGGCGACCCTGGACGACACCGAGCGCGACGTCGTGATCCGCTCCGGCCGGCCGGTCACGACGATGGCTGAGCTGAAGGCCCTGAACCTGGGCCCGGTCAAGCTCGGTGACATCGCCACCGTGCGGCTGGTGGACGGACCGGTGTCGATGACCCGCATCGACGGTCAGCGCGCGGCGACCATCACCGCCAAGCCGACCGGCGACAACACCGGCGCGGTGGGCACGGAACTCCAGTCGAAGATCAACGCGCTGGACCTGCCGGCCGGGGCCACGGCAGAGATCGGCGGCGTCACCGCCGACCAGGACGAGGCGTTCGTCAACCTGGGCCTGGCCATGCTCGCGGCGATCGCGATCGTGTTCATGCTGCTGGTGGGCACCTTCCGGTCGCTGGCCCAGCCGCTGATCCTGCTGGTGTCCATCCCGTTCGCGGCGACCGGCGCGATCGGCCTGCTGCTCGCCACCGGCACCCCGATGGGCGTTCCGGCGATGATCGGCATGCTGATGCTGATCGGCATCGTGGTCACCAACGCGATCGTGCTGATCGACCTGATCAACCAGTACCGGAGGCAGGGCTACGGCGTCGTGGAGGCCGTGATCGAGGGTGGCCGGCACCGTCTGCGCCCGATCCTCATGACGGCCCTGGCGACGATCTTCGCCCTCCTCCCGATGGCGCTGGGCGTCACCGGCGAGGGCGGCTTCATCGCCCAGCCGCTGGCGGTGGTGGTGATCGGCGGTCTGATCACCTCGACGCTGCTGACGCTGCTCCTCGTCCCGACGCTCTACGCGATGCTGGAGCTCCGCAAGGAGCGGCGCGCGAAGAAGCGGGCGGCCAAGAAGGGCCTGCCCGAGCAGCCGAAGCCCTCGGAGGAACCGGAGCCGGCCCAGGTCTGA
- a CDS encoding response regulator — protein MTIRVLLADDQALLRSAFRVLVDSEPDMEVVGEASDGAEAARLAAERRADVVLMDIRMPGTDGLAATRMISADPSLAHVRVVILTTFEVDDYVVQSLRAGASGFLGKGSEPDELLSAIRVAAGGEALLSPTATKGLIARFLAQEGTGDGAERDPARAERLESLTVREREVLVQVAGGLSNDEIAERLEVSPLTVKTHVNRAMAKLGARDRAQLVVTAYESGLVRPRVE, from the coding sequence ATGACGATCCGTGTCCTGCTCGCCGACGACCAGGCACTGCTGCGCAGCGCCTTCAGGGTGCTGGTCGACTCCGAGCCCGACATGGAGGTGGTGGGGGAGGCGTCCGACGGCGCGGAGGCGGCCCGGCTGGCCGCCGAACGGCGGGCCGACGTGGTGCTGATGGACATCCGGATGCCCGGCACGGACGGCCTGGCGGCCACCCGCATGATCAGCGCCGACCCGTCCCTCGCCCACGTCCGCGTGGTCATACTGACCACCTTCGAGGTCGACGACTACGTGGTGCAGTCGCTGCGCGCGGGCGCCTCCGGCTTCCTCGGCAAGGGCTCCGAACCCGACGAGCTGCTCAGCGCGATCCGGGTCGCGGCCGGCGGCGAGGCGCTGCTGTCGCCGACCGCCACCAAGGGACTGATCGCCCGCTTCCTCGCCCAGGAGGGCACCGGGGACGGCGCGGAGCGCGACCCGGCCCGCGCCGAGCGGCTGGAGTCGCTGACCGTGCGCGAGCGCGAGGTGCTGGTCCAGGTCGCCGGGGGACTGTCCAACGACGAGATCGCCGAGCGGCTGGAGGTCAGCCCGCTCACCGTGAAGACGCACGTGAACCGGGCGATGGCCAAGCTGGGCGCCCGCGACCGCGCCCAGCTCGTCGTCACCGCCTACGAGTCCGGGCTGGTACGTCCAAGGGTGGAGTGA
- a CDS encoding sensor histidine kinase: protein MRPLARARCTLGAHPSALDAALAAAVLVCMVAGSFVDPHGPEGVSWALRTPDVLSLVLMAVGAAALVFRRRAPLVVLAVTGCVSVVESVTGDPRAPVVMSAVLALFTVAASTDRPTTWRVGLLTMTVLTGAAMLAGPLPWYAQENLAVFAWTGIGASAGDAVRSRRAFVQAIRDRAEKAERTREEEARRRVAEERLRIARDLHDVVAHHIALVNVQAGVAAHVMDKRPDQAKEALAHVRTASRSALDELRATVGLLRQSGDPEAPTEPAPGLDRLDELVATFHHAGLHVEVARTDQGTDLPAAVDLAAYRIIQEALTNVQKHAGTRAKAEVSVVRVGTDIEVTVLDDGTGGSTAETAAPVGGGHGLLGMRERVTAVRGTLTTGPRYGGGFRVHAILPVRNRTDAATDAAKDPA, encoded by the coding sequence ATGCGCCCCCTCGCCCGCGCCCGCTGCACCCTCGGCGCCCACCCTTCCGCACTGGACGCCGCCCTCGCGGCGGCCGTCCTGGTGTGCATGGTCGCCGGCTCCTTCGTGGACCCCCACGGGCCCGAGGGCGTCAGCTGGGCCCTGCGCACCCCCGACGTGCTCAGCCTCGTCCTCATGGCCGTCGGTGCCGCCGCGCTGGTCTTCCGGCGCCGGGCCCCGCTGGTGGTCCTCGCGGTCACCGGCTGCGTCTCCGTGGTCGAGAGCGTCACCGGCGACCCCCGCGCCCCCGTCGTCATGTCCGCCGTGCTCGCGCTCTTCACGGTCGCCGCCTCCACCGACCGCCCCACCACGTGGCGGGTCGGCCTGCTCACCATGACCGTGCTGACCGGCGCCGCCATGCTGGCCGGACCGCTGCCCTGGTACGCGCAGGAGAACCTCGCCGTCTTCGCCTGGACCGGCATCGGTGCCAGCGCCGGGGACGCGGTCCGCAGCCGGCGCGCCTTCGTCCAGGCCATCCGGGACCGGGCCGAGAAGGCCGAGCGCACCCGGGAGGAGGAGGCCCGCCGCCGGGTCGCCGAGGAGCGGCTGCGCATCGCCCGCGACCTGCACGACGTGGTCGCCCACCACATCGCCCTGGTCAACGTGCAGGCCGGGGTCGCCGCGCACGTCATGGACAAACGGCCCGACCAGGCCAAGGAGGCCCTGGCCCACGTACGGACGGCCAGCCGCTCCGCACTCGACGAGCTGCGCGCCACCGTCGGCCTGCTCCGCCAGTCCGGCGACCCGGAGGCTCCGACCGAGCCCGCCCCCGGCCTGGACCGCCTCGACGAACTCGTCGCCACCTTCCACCACGCCGGACTGCACGTGGAGGTGGCCCGCACCGACCAGGGCACCGACCTGCCCGCCGCGGTCGACCTGGCCGCGTACCGCATCATCCAGGAGGCGCTGACCAACGTGCAGAAGCACGCGGGGACGCGGGCGAAGGCCGAGGTCAGCGTCGTGCGGGTGGGAACGGACATCGAGGTCACGGTGCTCGACGACGGGACCGGCGGCAGTACCGCCGAGACCGCCGCGCCGGTCGGCGGCGGGCACGGCCTGCTCGGTATGCGCGAGCGCGTCACCGCCGTGCGCGGCACCCTCACCACCGGTCCCCGGTACGGGGGCGGTTTCCGCGTCCATGCGATCCTTCCGGTCAGGAACCGCACCGACGCCGCCACCGATGCAGCAAAGGACCCCGCATGA
- the pspAA gene encoding PspA-associated protein PspAA, with translation MIVRIMGEGQLTLADGRLAELNKLDDELQAEMEGGDGPGFRATLQALLAKVRELGEPVPDDFLEPSDLILPSPDATLEEVRELLSDDGLIPDGA, from the coding sequence ATGATCGTACGGATCATGGGGGAGGGACAGCTGACGCTGGCCGACGGCCGGCTCGCCGAGCTGAACAAGCTGGACGACGAACTCCAGGCCGAGATGGAGGGCGGCGACGGCCCCGGTTTCCGCGCGACCCTCCAGGCCCTCCTGGCCAAGGTGCGGGAGCTGGGGGAGCCCGTCCCGGACGACTTCCTGGAGCCGTCCGACCTCATCCTCCCGTCCCCGGACGCGACCCTGGAGGAGGTCCGCGAGCTGCTGAGCGACGACGGTCTCATTCCGGACGGCGCGTAG
- a CDS encoding PspA/IM30 family protein produces MKRMGMIFRAKANKALDRAEDPRETLDYSYQKQLELLQKVRRGVADVATSRKRLELQLNQLQSQSSKLEDQGRKALALGREDLAREALSRRAALQQQVTDLETQHATLQGEEEKLTLAAQRLQAKVDAFRTKKETIKATYTAAQAQTRIGEAFSGISEEMGDVGLAIQRAEDKTAQLQARAGAIDELLASGALDDQSGMHKDDIQAELERLSGGTDVELELQRMKAELAGGSTSDRQALEGGQGQGQQQDRQQPQDTPRFDKQ; encoded by the coding sequence ATGAAGCGTATGGGGATGATCTTCCGCGCGAAGGCCAACAAGGCCCTGGACCGGGCCGAGGACCCGCGCGAGACCCTCGATTACTCGTACCAGAAGCAGCTTGAGCTGCTCCAGAAGGTGCGCCGCGGCGTCGCCGACGTGGCGACCAGCCGCAAGCGGCTGGAGCTCCAGCTCAACCAGCTCCAGTCCCAGTCGTCGAAGCTGGAGGACCAGGGCCGCAAGGCGCTCGCGCTGGGCCGCGAGGACCTGGCCCGCGAGGCGCTCTCCCGCCGCGCGGCCCTCCAGCAGCAGGTGACCGACCTGGAGACCCAGCACGCCACCCTCCAGGGCGAGGAGGAGAAGCTCACCCTTGCGGCCCAGCGGCTCCAGGCCAAGGTGGACGCCTTCCGCACCAAGAAGGAGACCATCAAGGCCACCTACACCGCCGCCCAGGCGCAGACCCGCATCGGGGAGGCGTTCTCCGGCATCTCCGAGGAGATGGGCGACGTGGGCCTGGCCATCCAGCGCGCCGAGGACAAGACCGCCCAGCTCCAGGCCCGGGCCGGCGCCATCGACGAGCTGCTCGCCTCCGGCGCGCTGGACGACCAGTCCGGCATGCACAAGGACGACATCCAGGCCGAGCTGGAACGGCTCTCCGGTGGTACGGATGTAGAGCTGGAGCTGCAGCGGATGAAGGCCGAGCTGGCCGGAGGCTCCACCTCGGACCGGCAGGCCCTCGAGGGCGGTCAGGGCCAGGGGCAGCAGCAGGACCGGCAGCAGCCGCAGGACACCCCGCGCTTCGACAAGCAGTAG
- a CDS encoding DUF3043 domain-containing protein, translating into MGSTPPNPVPLGFVFRSRAKDEKAQSAVSAPVTDSNQPRDPQAPKGRPTPKRSVAQSQRRSVANTPMTRKEAAKRQREERRTALAKQREALASGDERYLPARDKGPVRKFARDFVDSRFNIAEYFLPMAVIILVLSMIRVPALQNAALLMWLVVIVLIVLDSIVTGFRLKKRLAERFPDDRRRGAVAYALMRSLQMRRLRLPKPQVKRGERP; encoded by the coding sequence CTGGGGTCCACACCCCCGAACCCCGTACCCTTGGGTTTTGTGTTCCGTAGCCGTGCCAAGGATGAGAAGGCCCAGAGCGCCGTCAGCGCGCCGGTGACCGACTCCAATCAGCCCCGTGACCCGCAGGCCCCCAAGGGCCGGCCGACACCCAAGCGCAGCGTGGCCCAGTCCCAGCGCCGCAGCGTCGCCAATACGCCGATGACGCGCAAGGAGGCCGCCAAGCGCCAGCGCGAGGAGCGCCGGACCGCGCTGGCCAAGCAGCGCGAGGCGCTGGCCAGCGGTGACGAGCGGTACCTGCCGGCCCGCGACAAGGGCCCGGTCCGCAAGTTCGCGCGCGACTTCGTCGACTCGCGGTTCAACATCGCGGAGTACTTCCTGCCGATGGCCGTGATCATCCTCGTGCTGAGCATGATCCGGGTGCCCGCGCTGCAGAACGCCGCGCTGCTGATGTGGCTGGTCGTGATCGTGCTGATCGTGCTCGACTCGATCGTCACCGGCTTCCGGCTGAAGAAGCGCCTCGCCGAGCGCTTCCCCGACGACCGCAGGCGCGGCGCGGTGGCCTACGCGCTGATGCGCTCGCTCCAGATGCGCCGGCTCCGGCTGCCCAAGCCCCAGGTCAAGCGCGGGGAGCGGCCCTGA